The Bacteroidota bacterium genomic sequence ACTAAACTCCTGCCGCAGGTTGCGCTGGTAGCCCAGCTCCAGCTCCAGCCAGTCTTTCCCCAGTATCAGGTTGCTTTTGCTCACCATCTTCAGGTGCCTGGTGCGCTGGTAGGGCAGGCCTATGTTTCGGCTATCGCCATCGGGCGCGGTGTTTAGCACATTGGGGATGCCCACTGCACCTATAAAGATGCCCGCCTGCTGGTCGAAATGGCTAACGTACAGGTGGCTGTACCCCCAGGCCCCATGCCTGCCCAGCATGGCCGATACATTGCGCTCGCGCCCGGCCGTATTTTTCAGCCGGTTGCTATAGATGGGCAGCACAAAGCGGTTGTAGTTGAAGGTGGTGGCTGGCACCCGGTAGTCGGCATAGTCCTGCGTGCTGAAGCGCAGGCTGCCTAGCCAGGGGCCCCGGTGCAGGGCCAGCTTGGTGCTTTGCCAGTAGTTTTCATTCAGGCTCATGTATCCTGCCTCTGCCTGGGCCTCCAGGGTGTTTTCCTCTGGCTCCGGCTCCGGCAGTATGTCTAGCACCCCGCCTATGGCCTGTGGGCCATACACCAGTGCAGCCGGGCCCTTCAGGATCTGCACCCCGCCGGCGGAAAAGGCGTCTATCTCCAGGCCATGGTCTTGGCCCCACTGCTGCCCCTCTTGCCGCACGCCATGCTGCACCACGGCTATGCGGTTGAAGGCCAGGCCACGAATGACGGGTTTGGCAATGCCTGTGCCGGTATTGATGTAGCTCAGGCCCGGGGTGTAGGCCAGGGTCTGTAGCAGGTTGGTGTTCGCATTCTTGCTCAGGTAGGCCGCATCCAGGTACTGCACGTTCAGGCTCTGGCGGCGGGCATCTATCTTCAGGGCATCTCCCTCCACATGTATGGTCTCCAGTTCCAGTTCGGTGGGGAATAGCTGGATGCGCAGGCTGATAACCCCCTGCTGGCTTGTGCTATCCTCCAGGTGCAGGTCTCGCTGGTGGGGCCGATACCCATTCATGGATACATGCAGGTGGTAGTGTGCGGGCCGCACCCGATCTAGCAAAAACTGGCCCAGGCTGTCTGACAGAGCACCCTGGTGCGTTTCGTGCAGCTCTACGGTGGCACCTGCCAAGGGGCTGTTGTCCTCATCGGCCACCACCCCCTGTATGCGCAGTAGGGCCTGTGCATGCAGGCGGTGCCCCACGGGCAGGAGCAGCAGTGTGGCAAAGAGGAACCAAAAACGGACGCGCATCTTGCAATTGAGTTGCAAATTTAGGGCTTGTTTGCGGCAAAAGCCAGCGCATGGCGGACATGACTTTAAATTTCAAGCTTGCAACCGAAGGGCCTGCTTTAACCGTATATTCGTTTCAAATCAGATTTTTTTAAAATTAAACCAAAGAATGAATCTTCTTCGCAGTTTTCTTGCTTGTTTCTCCCTTGCCTTACTATGGAATGCACCCGAAACGCTGCATGGGCAGTGCATGATGGTCCCCGTGTCGCTGGAGGC encodes the following:
- a CDS encoding TonB-dependent receptor gives rise to the protein MRVRFWFLFATLLLLPVGHRLHAQALLRIQGVVADEDNSPLAGATVELHETHQGALSDSLGQFLLDRVRPAHYHLHVSMNGYRPHQRDLHLEDSTSQQGVISLRIQLFPTELELETIHVEGDALKIDARRQSLNVQYLDAAYLSKNANTNLLQTLAYTPGLSYINTGTGIAKPVIRGLAFNRIAVVQHGVRQEGQQWGQDHGLEIDAFSAGGVQILKGPAALVYGPQAIGGVLDILPEPEPEENTLEAQAEAGYMSLNENYWQSTKLALHRGPWLGSLRFSTQDYADYRVPATTFNYNRFVLPIYSNRLKNTAGRERNVSAMLGRHGAWGYSHLYVSHFDQQAGIFIGAVGIPNVLNTAPDGDSRNIGLPYQRTRHLKMVSKSNLILGKDWLELELGYQRNLRQEFSFPDAHGRPAAGNLALQLLLHSYSLNARLYQHWLPGKQGVLGVQAQGQTHRVEGFEFLFPAFRQGQLGVYLLQEWEWKQKWFVNAGLRADWGQIQTDPYRSVFVRNGQPDETTQSGPALDRSFGNVAASAGLSWFPLEALNLKLNLGSYFRFPQPYELSANGVHHGSFRHEQGNAELNTERGWQLDAGLYWTRKRLQLSATPFLSYFDNYLYLTPTARFSPLPDARQLYRYAQDPALLYGGELQADWHLGRLHLGAGYTYLYGQNLGENLPLPFMPPNRWVADAEYTFRDWKGLRSPYLRLASQWVLAQGRVVRNEPATPGYTLWSASAGVTTQWGRLRLLWSLTVQNLADVRYFHHLSRYRFLNLPEPGRNLLIRLSVPLTHSLRS